The genomic region CATGCAGATCGACTTCCTGCAGCCGATCTACAACATGACCTTCGTCAACTCGCTGGTCGCCTGCCTGCTGTTCATGGGCATCGGCACCATGGCGGACATCTCCTTCATCCTGGCGCGGCCCTGGGCCAGCATCACCATCGCGATCTTCGCCGAGCTCGGCACCTTCGTGACCCTGGTGATCGGCTACTATTGCGGCCTGACGCCCGGCCAGGCAGCCGCGGTCGGCTCGATCGGCGGCGCCGACGGCCCCATGGTGCTGTTCGGCTCGCTGATGATGGCCAAGGACATCTTCGTCCCGATCTCGATCATCGCCTATCTCTATCTCTCGCTGACCTACGCGGGCTATCCGTACCTGGTGCGCTGGCTGGTGCCGGAGAAGTACCGCGCCATCGAAACCGAGTTCGAGTTCCCGGAAGTCTCGCAGAAGGCCAAGTTCACCTTCACCATCATCGCCGCCGGCCTGCTCTGCCTGCTGCTGCCGGTTGCCACCCCGCTGATCCTGTCCTTCTTCCTCGGCGTGGCGGTGAAGGAAGCCGAGATCGAGCCGTACCAGAAGCTGCTCGAGCACACCATCACCTATGGCTCGACGCTGTTCCTCGGCCTGGTGCTCGGCGTGCTGTGCGAGGCGAGCACGCTGCTCGATCCGCGCGTCGGCCTGCTGGTCGTGCTCGGCATCACCGCGCTGTTCTTCTCCGCCCTCGGCGGCCTCGGCGGCGGCTGGCTGATGTGGTGGTGGACCAAGGGCACCTTCAACCCGGTGATCGGCATTGCCGGCGTCTCCTGCGTGCCCTCGACCGCCAAGATCGCTCAGCACGAAGTCGAGCATGCCAATCCCTACGCGATGATCATGCCGCTCGCCATGGGCGCCTCGATCTGCGGTGTTATCGTCTCCGCCATCGCCGTGGGCGTCTTCGCCTCGACGATCAACTTGGTTCACTGACCGGCCCGGCCCGGCGCCATGCGGCGCCGGGCAAGGTTCCAAGACGCCAACAATGAAAACGCCAGTCCCAGAAGCCAATCCGGCCCACGACATGCCCCGCCTCGCCTGGCTCGAACGCCGGCAGGGGATCGGGCAGGTGATCCACCATCTCGCCGAAGCCGGCTCGACCAACCGGCTGATCGCGGACCTCGCCGCTGCCGGTGCCCCGGCCGGCACCGTGGTGGTGGCCGATCACCAGACCAGCGGCCGCGGCAAGGGCGAGCGCGTGTGGTTCTCGCGGCCCGGCGGCGGGCTCTGCCTGTCGGTGCTGCTGCGGCCTTCCCGGCCGATCGAAGAGATTTACCAGGCCACGCTGGTTGCCGCGGTGGCGGTGACGGCGGCCATCGCCCGGGTGAGTGGTGTCGCTGCCGAGGTGAAATGGCCGAATGACCTGCTCGCCCGTGGCCGCAAGCTGTGCGGCATCCTCAGCGAACTGGCGCTGACGCCCGAGGGCGACCTGGATTACGTGATCGTGGGCATCGGCCTCAATGTTGGCCTGGCCCCAATGGATTTTCCCGAGGATCTGCGCGGTCTCGCGACATCGGTCGCAGCCGAGGCAGGCTGCGAAGTGGACCGCTTCGCCCTGCTCGACGCGATCCTCGACGAACTCGAGGACTGGCAGGCCATCTGGGAGTGCGACGGCTTCGCCCCGGTGCGCGCGGCCTGGATCGCACGGTCCTGCACGCTCGGCCGCGGCATCGCGCTGCAGGCCGGCTCCACGCGGCTCTGCGGCGTCGCCACCGATCTCGGTGCCGACGGCGCCCTCTGCGTCCGCGACGCGGACGGGGTCACGCATCGGCTTCACTACGGAGAAATTTCGCTGGCGACGAGGCAATCCGGATCGGCGCGCGCGCCGGTCCAGGCATGACGAATTCAGAAGCAAGGTAGAGGTCGTTCCATGTTGAACGCGAAGACAGAGAAGAAATGGGACCACCGCGCCGCCGACACGGCCGGGCGGATGGCCGCCGCCGCGCAGTTCATCGGCGCGGGCAAGCAGGTGCGCGCGGCGGACACGGTGGCGCTGCTGGAGGCGATCATCCGCCCCGGCGACATCGTCAACATCGAGGGCAACAACCAGAAGCAGGCCGACTTCCTCGCCGAGTGCCTGAACAAGGTCGATCGCGCCAAGGTCCATGACCTGCACATGGTGCAGTCCGCGGTGCCGCTGCCGGCGCATCTCGACCTGTTCGAGAACGGCATCGCCCGCAAGCTGGACTTCGCCTTTGGTGGCCCGCAGGCCGGCCGCGTCGCCAAGTTCATCCGCGGGGGCAAGCTCGAGCTCGGCGCCATCCACACCTATCTGGAGCTGTTCGCCCGCTACTTCCTCGACCTCACGCCGCGGGTCTCGCTGATCTGCGCCTTCAAGGCCGACCGCAAGGGCAACCTCTATACCGGCTTCAATACGGAAGACACGCCCACCATCGTCGAGGCGACCAAGTTCCGCCAGGGCATCGTGGTGGCGCAGGTCAACGAAATCGTCGACACCCTGCCGCGCGTGGACATCCCCGCCGACTGGATCGACGCCGTCATCGAATCGCCGCGGCCCTTCTTCGTCGAGCCGCTGTTCACTCGCGACCCGGCGCTGATCACCAACACCCAGATCCTGCTGGCGATGCTCTGCCTCAAGGGCATCTACGCCGAGTACGGGGTGAAGCGGATCAACCACGGCATCGGCTTCCTGACCTCGGCCATCGAACTCCTGCTGCCGACCTATGGCGAGGAACTCGGGCTGAAGGGCAAGGCCTGCACCCACATGATCCTCAACCCGCACCCGACGATGATCCCCGCGATCGAGTCGGGCTGGGTCGATACCATCCACTGCTTCGGCGGCGAGCTGGGCATGGAGAACTACGTGGCGGCGCGGCCGGACGTGTTCTTCACCGGCCCCGACGGCACGCTGCGGTCCAACCGCGCCTTCGCCCAGACCGCCGGCCACTACGCGCTGGACATGTTCATCGGCGGCACGCTGCAGATCGACAAGTTCGGCAATTCCTCGACGGCGACGGCCAGCCGCGTGGCCGGGTTCGGCGGCGCACCGAACATGGGCTGTGATGCCAAGGGGCGGCGCCACGTCACCGAAAG from Rhodovastum atsumiense harbors:
- the madB gene encoding Na+-transporting malonate decarboxylase, carboxybiotin decarboxylase subunit; its protein translation is MLSQLFSVFPGIGTLFIQEPVIAFARIALIVLGFFLAYLGFKRTLEPLIMVPMGLGMMAVNAGVMILEGGKIGTLVIAPMVSDPVELLNIMQIDFLQPIYNMTFVNSLVACLLFMGIGTMADISFILARPWASITIAIFAELGTFVTLVIGYYCGLTPGQAAAVGSIGGADGPMVLFGSLMMAKDIFVPISIIAYLYLSLTYAGYPYLVRWLVPEKYRAIETEFEFPEVSQKAKFTFTIIAAGLLCLLLPVATPLILSFFLGVAVKEAEIEPYQKLLEHTITYGSTLFLGLVLGVLCEASTLLDPRVGLLVVLGITALFFSALGGLGGGWLMWWWTKGTFNPVIGIAGVSCVPSTAKIAQHEVEHANPYAMIMPLAMGASICGVIVSAIAVGVFASTINLVH
- a CDS encoding biotin--[acetyl-CoA-carboxylase] ligase gives rise to the protein MKTPVPEANPAHDMPRLAWLERRQGIGQVIHHLAEAGSTNRLIADLAAAGAPAGTVVVADHQTSGRGKGERVWFSRPGGGLCLSVLLRPSRPIEEIYQATLVAAVAVTAAIARVSGVAAEVKWPNDLLARGRKLCGILSELALTPEGDLDYVIVGIGLNVGLAPMDFPEDLRGLATSVAAEAGCEVDRFALLDAILDELEDWQAIWECDGFAPVRAAWIARSCTLGRGIALQAGSTRLCGVATDLGADGALCVRDADGVTHRLHYGEISLATRQSGSARAPVQA
- the mdcA gene encoding malonate decarboxylase subunit alpha, giving the protein MLNAKTEKKWDHRAADTAGRMAAAAQFIGAGKQVRAADTVALLEAIIRPGDIVNIEGNNQKQADFLAECLNKVDRAKVHDLHMVQSAVPLPAHLDLFENGIARKLDFAFGGPQAGRVAKFIRGGKLELGAIHTYLELFARYFLDLTPRVSLICAFKADRKGNLYTGFNTEDTPTIVEATKFRQGIVVAQVNEIVDTLPRVDIPADWIDAVIESPRPFFVEPLFTRDPALITNTQILLAMLCLKGIYAEYGVKRINHGIGFLTSAIELLLPTYGEELGLKGKACTHMILNPHPTMIPAIESGWVDTIHCFGGELGMENYVAARPDVFFTGPDGTLRSNRAFAQTAGHYALDMFIGGTLQIDKFGNSSTATASRVAGFGGAPNMGCDAKGRRHVTESWLKCGQEMPTLNQVLGDMPRGKRLVVQGVETFGEGRAPVFVDRLDAWELAKNAKLDLPPVMIYGDDLTHVVTEEGIAYLNRCPDIDSRMAALRAVAGYTELGLAAKPEETKRLREAGIVRTPEDLGVNRNRADRSLLAARSIRDLVTWSGGLYNPPARFRNW